From Actinoplanes oblitus, a single genomic window includes:
- a CDS encoding MarR family winged helix-turn-helix transcriptional regulator, whose protein sequence is MNTDLDDPRLTAVGLLAEAYTGLMNRLAAQFEQHRLSTVEFEVLMRLARSPGHRLRMTDLAGQTTLSTSGVTRVVDRMERDGVVRREACPSDRRSSYAVITDAGQERLGQVLPGHLELVQKWYVGLLPPDRLDDLLGSLRTIRDAVNPCATAGSAETVTQA, encoded by the coding sequence GTGAACACCGATCTGGACGACCCTCGCCTCACCGCGGTCGGCCTGCTGGCCGAGGCGTACACGGGTCTGATGAACCGCCTCGCCGCCCAATTCGAGCAGCACCGCCTCTCCACCGTCGAGTTCGAGGTGCTGATGCGCCTCGCCCGCTCGCCCGGCCACCGCCTGCGGATGACCGACCTGGCCGGGCAGACCACGCTCTCCACCAGCGGCGTCACCCGCGTCGTGGACCGCATGGAGCGCGACGGCGTGGTCCGCCGGGAGGCCTGCCCGAGCGACCGACGCAGCTCCTATGCCGTGATCACCGACGCCGGGCAGGAGCGGCTCGGCCAGGTCCTGCCAGGGCACCTGGAGCTGGTGCAGAAGTGGTATGTCGGCCTGCTGCCGCCGGACCGGCTCGACGATCTGCTCGGCTCGCTCCGGACGATTCGGGACGCGGTGAACCCGTGCGCCACTGCGGGGAGTGCAGAAACGGTCACGCAGGCCTGA
- a CDS encoding YceI family protein, which produces MTVTTREFEGLQFPAAGTYELDAAHKRVGFVVKHLMVSKVRGQFAEASATITVAENPLESSVVASIKTASVETGQVDRDNHLRTGDFFEAEKFPTMEYRSTGVKSHAGAEFVLDGELTIKGVTKPVELVVEFEGATTSPYGQHLFGFSATTEIDREDWGLTYNMALETGGVMIGKKVKIEIEGEAILQQG; this is translated from the coding sequence ATGACCGTCACCACCCGTGAGTTCGAAGGTCTGCAGTTCCCGGCCGCCGGCACCTACGAGCTGGACGCGGCGCACAAGCGGGTCGGCTTCGTCGTCAAGCACCTCATGGTCAGCAAGGTTCGCGGCCAGTTCGCCGAGGCGAGCGCCACCATCACCGTCGCCGAGAACCCGCTGGAGTCCTCGGTCGTCGCCTCGATCAAGACCGCCAGCGTCGAGACCGGCCAGGTCGACCGGGACAACCACCTGCGTACCGGCGACTTCTTCGAGGCCGAGAAGTTCCCGACGATGGAGTACCGGAGCACCGGGGTGAAGTCGCACGCCGGTGCCGAGTTCGTGCTCGACGGTGAGCTCACCATCAAGGGCGTGACCAAGCCGGTCGAGCTGGTCGTCGAGTTCGAGGGTGCCACCACCAGCCCGTACGGGCAGCACCTCTTCGGCTTCAGCGCCACCACCGAGATCGACCGCGAGGACTGGGGGCTGACCTACAACATGGCCCTGGAGACCGGCGGCGTCATGATCGGCAAGAAGGTCAAGATCGAGATCGAGGGCGAGGCGATCCTGCAGCAGGGCTGA
- a CDS encoding glutamate--cysteine ligase family protein: protein MGTDLAHAIFSPEDRIRYRHKVRRCLDVLGGLLDTDVFDPGTGMTGLEIEINLVDADASPVMRNAELLADLGDSRFQAELGRFNIELNVPPRQIAAEGFGAFEKDISEALRTAGERAGKADSRLLLIGMLPTLTPEHLTLANLSDNERFRALNDEIVAARGEQFPVDIRGVERLRSASGTIVPEAACTSAQFHLQVAPEWFARYWNASQAVAAAQVALGANSPFLHGRRLWAETRIALFEQATDTRPDELKAQGVRPRVWFGERWITSVFDLYEENVTFFPPLLPLLSDEDPDQVRAAGEVPRLGELCLHNGTVYRWNRPVYDVMDGRPHLRIENRVLPSGPTVVDLLANAAFYFGVIRRLAEAERPIWSRLDFATAGANFRAGARDGLDAVVCWPGLGEVPIAELVLETLLPLAYDGLDRFGVYPGDRDRLLGIIEDRCRSGRNGAAWQTAAVRAAEHRGLSRTAALREMTHRYLDLHGLNEPVHTWPM, encoded by the coding sequence ATGGGCACAGATCTGGCACACGCCATCTTCTCGCCCGAGGATCGGATCCGGTATCGGCACAAGGTGCGCCGCTGCCTCGACGTGCTGGGCGGCCTGCTGGACACCGATGTGTTCGATCCCGGGACCGGCATGACCGGATTGGAGATCGAGATCAACCTGGTCGACGCGGATGCCTCGCCGGTGATGCGTAACGCCGAACTGCTGGCCGACCTGGGCGATTCCCGGTTCCAGGCGGAACTGGGACGGTTCAACATCGAGTTGAACGTCCCCCCGCGACAGATCGCGGCGGAAGGCTTCGGCGCGTTCGAAAAAGACATTTCAGAGGCCTTGCGTACGGCTGGGGAGCGCGCCGGCAAGGCAGACAGTCGCCTCCTCCTGATCGGCATGCTCCCGACGCTCACCCCGGAGCACCTCACCCTGGCGAACCTGTCGGACAACGAGCGGTTCCGGGCGTTGAACGACGAGATCGTGGCCGCCCGTGGCGAGCAGTTCCCGGTCGACATCCGCGGGGTGGAGCGGCTGCGCAGCGCCAGCGGCACGATAGTGCCGGAGGCCGCCTGCACCAGCGCGCAGTTCCATCTGCAGGTGGCCCCGGAGTGGTTCGCCCGTTACTGGAACGCGTCCCAGGCGGTGGCGGCGGCCCAGGTCGCGCTCGGCGCCAACTCGCCGTTCCTGCACGGCCGCCGGCTCTGGGCGGAGACCCGGATCGCGCTGTTCGAGCAGGCCACCGACACCCGCCCGGACGAGCTGAAAGCACAGGGCGTACGCCCCCGGGTGTGGTTCGGGGAGCGCTGGATCACCTCGGTCTTCGACCTGTACGAGGAGAACGTCACGTTCTTCCCGCCGCTGCTGCCGCTGCTCAGCGACGAGGACCCGGACCAGGTCCGGGCGGCCGGCGAGGTACCGCGCCTCGGCGAGCTCTGCCTGCACAACGGCACGGTCTATCGGTGGAACCGGCCGGTCTACGACGTGATGGACGGCCGGCCGCACCTGCGGATCGAGAACCGGGTGCTGCCCTCCGGGCCGACAGTCGTCGACCTGCTGGCCAACGCGGCGTTCTACTTCGGCGTCATCCGCCGGCTCGCGGAGGCGGAACGACCGATCTGGTCCCGGCTCGACTTCGCCACGGCCGGCGCCAACTTCCGGGCCGGCGCCCGGGACGGGCTGGACGCGGTGGTCTGCTGGCCCGGGCTCGGCGAGGTCCCCATCGCCGAGCTGGTGCTGGAGACCTTGCTGCCGTTGGCCTACGACGGGCTCGACCGGTTCGGGGTGTACCCGGGCGATCGGGATCGGCTGCTCGGGATCATCGAGGACCGGTGCCGGAGCGGACGCAACGGCGCCGCCTGGCAGACCGCCGCGGTCCGCGCGGCGGAGCACCGGGGGTTGTCCCGGACCGCCGCGCTGCGCGAGATGACGCATCGGTACCTCGACCTGCACGGGCTCAACGAGCCGGTGCACACCTGGCCGATGTGA